The following coding sequences lie in one Chelonia mydas isolate rCheMyd1 chromosome 6, rCheMyd1.pri.v2, whole genome shotgun sequence genomic window:
- the LOC102936401 gene encoding serine protease 27-like has product MEHLCSLLAIALLAMTLVQGAPVSQNPAGCGKRSVSGRIFNGEDAKDGAWPWQVSVQQNGFHICGGSLVSESWVVSAAHCFNLSVAISAYRVQLGENRIVSETPTESFSSVTRIIPHPNYNSSTFLADIALVELEKPIAFTASISPVCLLNASVHVPAGKPCWVTGWGNALPQAVYKPPETLQELEVLTVDSTICNDRHREGLQEPSDYNPIKDDMICAEYPEGYKGVAWGDSGGPLVCEEGGTWYLAGIVSWIMVIKVDGVVSVAPGYPGVYNRPNAHNEWIKKNMPGVTFAEVNFTLISPRPSTTIIPISRCPSTTVTLVSPHPSTTVTPNSASSPLTIPRVLLLAVLLWLTL; this is encoded by the exons ATGGAGCATCTCTGCTCCCTCCTGGCCATAGCACTGCTGGCGATGACCCTggtgcagg GTGCTCCAGTGAGTCAGAATCCGGCAG GCTGTGGCAAGCGTTCGGTCTCAGGGCGCATCTTCAATGGTGAAGATGCCAAGGACGGGGCCTGGCCCTGGCAGGTCAGCGTGCAGCAAAACGGCTTCCACATCTGCGGCGGTTCGCTCGTCTCTGAGAGCTGGGTGGTGTCAGCAGCTCATTGCTTCAATCT GTCCGTAGCCATTTCAGCATATCGGGTGCAGCTGGGTGAAAACCGGATTGTCAGTGAAACCCCAACCGAGTCGTTCTCATCGGTGACGCGGATCATCCCCCATCCCAATTACAACAGTAGCACTTTCCTTGCCGACATCGCCCTGGTGGAGCTGGAGAAGCCAATTGCGTTCACGGCCTCCATCAGCCCCGTGTGCCTGCTTAACGCCTCCGTCCATGTGCCCGCTGGGAAACCCTGCTGGGTGACTGGTTGGGGGAACGCTCTCCCACAAG CGGTTTATAAGCCACCGGAGACACTGCAGGAGCTGGAGGTGCTCACCGTAGACTCCACGATTTGCAACGATCGCCACCGAGAAGGATTACAAGAGCCTTCAGATTACAACCCTATCAAAGATGACATGATTTGTGCTGAGTACCCGGAAGGCTATAAAGGGGTTGcttgg GGTGACTCTGGGGGACCCCTGGTGTGTGAAGAAGGCGGGACCTGGTACCTTGCTGGGATTGTGAGCTGGATAATGGTGATAAAAGTGGATGGGGTAGTCAGTGTTGCCCCTGGTTATCCTGGAGTCTACAACCGCCCCAACGCCCACAATGAGTGGATCAAGAAGAACATGCCTGGTGTGACTTTCGCGGAGGTGAACTTCACTCTGATCAGCCCCCGTCCATCTACCACCATCATTCCGATCAGCCGCTGTCCATCTACCACCGTCACTCTGGTCAGCCCCCATCCATCTACCACTGTCACTCCAAACAGTGCCAGTTCTCCTCTTACAATCCCCAGGGTCCTTCTCCTAGCTGTGCTTCTGTGGCTGACCCTGTGA